One window of Phycisphaerae bacterium genomic DNA carries:
- the rdgB gene encoding RdgB/HAM1 family non-canonical purine NTP pyrophosphatase: MPAVLLATRNAGKVREIRAIAAALPIIWHGLDELGPLPDAVESGATFAENARLKALHYARLTGLSTLADDSGLEVDALGGAPGVQSARFAGLPRDDAANNRKLIGLLAGVPAERRTARFRCALALAQAGRVVLETEGTFAGVICDAARGTNGFGYDPHFLVPELGLTAAELPSDEKNARSHRGQALRAMLVRLEAWYRAAGAWP; encoded by the coding sequence ATGCCCGCAGTGCTGCTGGCCACGCGGAACGCCGGCAAGGTCCGCGAGATCCGCGCGATCGCGGCGGCCCTGCCGATCATCTGGCACGGGCTGGATGAGCTTGGCCCGCTGCCGGACGCGGTGGAAAGCGGCGCCACGTTTGCCGAGAACGCGCGGCTGAAGGCGCTGCACTACGCGCGGCTGACGGGGCTGAGCACGCTGGCGGACGATTCCGGGCTCGAGGTGGATGCGCTGGGCGGTGCGCCGGGCGTGCAGTCGGCGCGCTTTGCCGGGCTGCCGCGCGACGACGCGGCGAACAATCGCAAGCTGATCGGGCTGCTCGCGGGCGTGCCGGCGGAGCGACGCACCGCGCGGTTCCGCTGTGCACTGGCGCTGGCGCAGGCAGGGCGCGTCGTGCTGGAGACGGAAGGCACGTTTGCCGGCGTGATCTGCGACGCGGCGCGCGGGACCAACGGCTTCGGGTACGATCCGCACTTTCTGGTGCCGGAGCTGGGGCTGACGGCCGCGGAACTGCCGTCGGACGAGAAGAACGCCCGCAGTCACCGCGGGCAGGCGCTGCGCGCGATGCTGGTGCGCCTGGAGGCCTGGTATCGCGCCGCGGGCGCATGGCCATAG
- the rph gene encoding ribonuclease PH: protein MRHDGRQPDELRAVEIVRGFTGAAPGAVLIRAGNTHVLCTASIDDGVPEWRVASGAGWITAEYDMLPGATAKRRPRNRLKIDGRTQEIQRLIGRALRSVAELGRLGPRTITLDCDVLQADGGTRTAAITGAYVALCDALRAGAQRDLWGDDVLTAGVAAVSVGVVQGELLLDLDYHEDVAAQVDCNLVLTTRGAWVEVQATGEHATFATEELARMLELGRSGIERLFALQRAALERPAPRGERP, encoded by the coding sequence ATGCGGCACGACGGGCGGCAGCCGGACGAACTGCGGGCGGTGGAGATCGTGCGCGGCTTCACGGGCGCGGCGCCCGGGGCGGTGCTGATCCGGGCGGGCAACACGCACGTGCTGTGCACGGCGAGCATTGACGACGGCGTGCCGGAATGGCGCGTCGCGAGCGGGGCGGGGTGGATCACCGCGGAATACGACATGCTGCCGGGCGCGACGGCCAAGCGCCGGCCGCGCAATCGACTGAAAATCGATGGGCGGACGCAGGAGATCCAGCGGCTGATCGGGCGCGCGCTGCGCAGCGTGGCGGAGCTGGGCCGGCTGGGACCGCGGACGATCACGCTGGACTGCGACGTGTTGCAGGCCGACGGGGGCACGCGGACCGCCGCGATCACGGGGGCGTACGTGGCGTTGTGCGATGCGCTGCGGGCGGGTGCGCAGCGTGACCTGTGGGGCGACGACGTGCTGACGGCGGGCGTGGCGGCGGTGAGCGTGGGTGTCGTGCAGGGCGAATTGCTGCTCGATCTCGACTATCATGAGGATGTGGCGGCGCAGGTGGACTGCAACCTGGTGCTGACCACGCGCGGCGCGTGGGTGGAAGTGCAGGCGACGGGTGAGCACGCGACGTTCGCGACGGAGGAACTCGCCCGCATGTTGGAGCTGGGGCGGTCGGGCATCGAGCGGTTGTTCGCGCTGCAGCGCGCCGCGCTCGAGCGACCGGCCCCGCGCGGAGAACGCCCATGA
- a CDS encoding nucleoside transporter, giving the protein MASTPTHGESRIVQALDKLHEFERAPVPRGRLQPWWHFAALLAGEHVAGTEFVIGALFVSWGVGTRDVLVGLLLGNLLAVLTWTFVCVPIAVQTRLTLYWYLRQIGGPITALVYNVLNAVLFCILAGCMITVSASSVRMLFGIPPQTNWYPEDIRFVILVLVLGAVVVTLAILGFKRLAQFAEVCSPWMFFMFLAGALFMLPALALHTGHGPINSFAAFLKLADESIWTGVRPDGRPPISFWHVTAFAWICNLAMHGGLSDMALFRYAKTIRCGLTSACGMFFGHYVAWICAGIMGAGTAVLLKKTMAELDAGAIAMQSLGIAGAITVVLAGWTTSNPTLYRAGLAFQAVTPGWPRWLVTLLAGAATTIVACFPFVFTKLLDFVGWYGLLLMPVGAIVFAEHWLFPLIGLTRCWVSRRGLIVNWPALASWAIGIAVALYLERTGTLHLFFLFLPIWALTIVLYIILASLAGARGVSAAPQPAAPPTPAQPATSAAPPPPARRSPLGIGFGLLTLVALCACLGIAVWMFVSGPDGYEQRVAAAKTWLLICSLVYLVSAAVYSLQRKEPAAE; this is encoded by the coding sequence ATGGCGAGCACACCCACCCACGGCGAAAGCCGCATCGTTCAAGCCCTCGACAAATTGCACGAATTCGAGCGGGCCCCGGTTCCGCGTGGGCGGCTGCAACCCTGGTGGCACTTTGCCGCCCTGCTGGCCGGCGAGCACGTCGCCGGCACGGAGTTCGTCATCGGCGCCCTGTTCGTCAGTTGGGGCGTCGGCACCCGCGACGTCCTCGTCGGCCTGCTGCTGGGCAACCTGCTCGCGGTGCTGACCTGGACCTTTGTCTGCGTGCCCATCGCCGTGCAGACGCGCCTGACGCTCTACTGGTACCTGCGGCAGATCGGCGGGCCCATCACGGCGCTGGTCTACAACGTGCTGAACGCAGTGCTGTTCTGCATCCTCGCCGGCTGCATGATCACCGTCTCCGCCTCCTCCGTCCGCATGCTCTTCGGCATTCCGCCGCAGACCAACTGGTACCCGGAGGACATCCGGTTCGTGATCCTCGTGCTGGTTTTGGGCGCGGTCGTCGTCACACTGGCGATCCTGGGCTTCAAGCGCCTGGCGCAGTTCGCCGAGGTCTGCTCGCCGTGGATGTTCTTCATGTTCCTCGCCGGCGCGTTGTTCATGCTGCCCGCCCTCGCGCTGCATACCGGGCACGGCCCCATCAACAGCTTCGCCGCATTCCTGAAGCTGGCCGACGAGTCCATCTGGACCGGCGTCCGCCCCGACGGCCGGCCGCCGATCTCGTTCTGGCATGTGACCGCGTTCGCGTGGATCTGCAACCTGGCGATGCACGGCGGCCTGTCGGACATGGCGCTGTTCCGCTACGCGAAGACGATCCGCTGCGGGCTGACATCGGCGTGCGGCATGTTCTTCGGCCACTACGTCGCGTGGATCTGTGCCGGAATCATGGGCGCGGGCACGGCGGTCCTGCTGAAGAAGACCATGGCCGAGCTCGACGCCGGCGCGATCGCGATGCAATCGCTGGGCATCGCCGGCGCGATCACGGTCGTGCTCGCGGGCTGGACCACTTCGAACCCGACGCTGTATCGCGCGGGGTTGGCGTTCCAGGCGGTGACGCCGGGCTGGCCGCGCTGGCTGGTCACGCTGCTGGCCGGGGCCGCGACGACGATCGTGGCGTGTTTCCCGTTCGTGTTCACGAAACTGCTGGATTTTGTGGGCTGGTACGGGCTGCTGCTGATGCCGGTCGGGGCGATCGTGTTCGCCGAGCACTGGCTGTTCCCGCTCATCGGCCTGACGCGGTGCTGGGTGAGCCGGCGAGGACTGATCGTCAACTGGCCGGCACTGGCGAGCTGGGCGATCGGGATTGCGGTGGCGCTCTACCTGGAACGCACCGGCACGCTGCACCTGTTCTTCCTGTTCCTGCCGATCTGGGCATTGACGATCGTCCTCTACATCATCCTGGCGTCGCTGGCCGGGGCGCGCGGGGTCAGCGCGGCACCGCAACCCGCAGCGCCGCCCACGCCGGCGCAGCCTGCGACGAGTGCCGCACCGCCGCCACCTGCGCGGCGCAGCCCATTGGGCATCGGCTTCGGCTTGCTGACGCTCGTCGCGCTGTGCGCGTGCCTGGGCATCGCCGTGTGGATGTTCGTGTCCGGTCCGGATGGATACGAGCAGCGGGTCGCCGCCGCGAAGACGTGGCTGCTCATCTGCAGCCTGGTCTACCTGGTGAGCGCCGCGGTGTACTCGTTGCAGCGCAAAGAGCCGGCGGCGGAGTGA
- the thiC gene encoding phosphomethylpyrimidine synthase ThiC — translation MRRVAGRENLTPAAILEHVAAGRVVIPANVRHLAGTGGKPVPDGALLTSDLSLPTSDFTPPTSPAGLWVNQTVAQRHAWLDDPQHCRGLTAPKRLDPAGIGRPLSTKINANLGASPVSSNTAGELAKLRCAVLYGADTVMDLSTGGDLDECRQLMIDHSTVAVGTVPIYSMIIGRSIEELDHATILRTVEHQAQQGVDFFTIHAGILREHLPLIHRRTQGLVSRGGSLLAKWMLHHNRQNPFYELFDELSAIMRQYDVTYSLGDGVRPGCLADASDPAQFAELHVLGELVQRARSAGVQVMVEGPGHIPLNEVAFNMETQRRVCDDAPFYVLGPVVTDVFPGHDHITSAIGATEAARAGAAMLCYVTPKEHVGLPQLDDVKLGCIAYKIAAHAGDVARGVVGARQWDDAMARARAELDWPRQFDLAFDGEAACKLRDKCLTEDADYCSMCGREWCSQRISKELRAAVKPGP, via the coding sequence ATGCGGCGCGTCGCCGGGCGCGAGAACCTCACGCCCGCGGCCATCCTCGAGCACGTCGCCGCCGGGCGGGTCGTCATTCCCGCCAACGTGCGGCATCTCGCCGGCACCGGCGGCAAGCCTGTGCCGGATGGCGCACTTCTGACTTCTGACTTGTCACTTCCGACTTCTGACTTCACACCTCCGACTTCCCCCGCCGGCCTGTGGGTCAACCAGACCGTCGCCCAGCGTCACGCGTGGCTCGACGATCCGCAGCACTGCCGCGGCCTCACGGCCCCCAAGCGCCTCGATCCCGCCGGCATCGGCCGACCGCTCAGCACGAAGATCAACGCGAATCTCGGCGCGTCGCCGGTGTCGAGCAACACGGCCGGCGAGCTCGCCAAGCTCCGCTGCGCGGTCCTCTACGGCGCCGACACGGTCATGGACCTGTCCACCGGCGGCGACCTCGACGAGTGCCGGCAGCTCATGATCGACCACAGCACCGTCGCGGTCGGGACCGTGCCGATCTACAGCATGATCATCGGACGCAGCATCGAGGAGCTCGATCACGCGACGATCCTGCGCACCGTGGAGCACCAGGCGCAGCAGGGCGTGGACTTCTTCACCATCCACGCCGGCATCCTGCGCGAGCATCTACCGCTGATTCACCGCCGGACGCAGGGTTTGGTGAGCCGCGGCGGGTCGCTGCTGGCGAAGTGGATGCTGCACCACAACCGGCAGAACCCGTTTTACGAGCTGTTCGACGAGCTTAGCGCGATCATGCGGCAGTATGACGTCACGTATTCGCTGGGCGACGGCGTGCGGCCAGGATGCCTGGCGGACGCGAGCGACCCGGCGCAATTCGCGGAGCTGCACGTACTGGGCGAGCTGGTGCAGCGGGCCCGGTCAGCGGGCGTGCAGGTGATGGTCGAAGGGCCGGGACACATCCCGCTCAACGAGGTCGCGTTCAACATGGAGACGCAACGGCGCGTGTGCGACGACGCGCCGTTCTACGTGCTGGGGCCGGTCGTCACGGATGTATTCCCCGGACACGACCACATCACCAGCGCGATCGGCGCGACGGAGGCGGCGCGGGCGGGTGCGGCGATGCTGTGCTACGTGACGCCGAAGGAGCACGTGGGTCTGCCACAGCTCGACGATGTGAAGCTTGGCTGCATCGCGTACAAGATCGCGGCGCACGCAGGCGACGTGGCGCGCGGGGTGGTTGGGGCGCGGCAGTGGGACGACGCGATGGCACGGGCGCGCGCCGAGCTGGATTGGCCGCGGCAGTTCGACCTGGCGTTCGACGGCGAGGCGGCGTGCAAGCTGCGCGACAAGTGCCTGACGGAAGACGCGGACTACTGCTCCATGTGCGGCCGCGAGTGGTGCAGCCAGCGGATCAGCAAGGAGCTGCGCGCCGCGGTCAAGCCCGGCCCATAG
- the rplU gene encoding 50S ribosomal protein L21 produces MYAIIEDGGKQYKVSTGDMLLIELKELPEGQTDITFDKVLMLGEGADAKIGTPWVNGATVSAKVVQRLKTPKVRGVKFRRRKGYMKTWGHRQKMLKVEIGTINA; encoded by the coding sequence GTGTACGCGATTATTGAAGATGGCGGCAAGCAGTACAAGGTGAGCACGGGCGACATGCTCCTCATCGAGCTGAAGGAACTCCCGGAAGGCCAGACGGACATCACTTTTGACAAGGTGCTCATGCTGGGCGAGGGCGCCGATGCCAAGATCGGCACGCCGTGGGTCAACGGCGCGACCGTCAGTGCCAAGGTGGTGCAGCGGCTGAAGACCCCCAAGGTCCGCGGCGTGAAGTTCCGCCGGCGGAAGGGTTACATGAAGACCTGGGGGCACCGCCAGAAGATGCTGAAGGTCGAAATCGGCACGATCAATGCCTAG
- a CDS encoding rhomboid family intramembrane serine protease, with product MAAPQADAGALFDALATGETVATPQLPLADGSEGVLPVAPAAPSEGTPHEYMGASRTCPSCGKRLPGARICVECGIDVKTGRALITTDDGTVDQAYSYAEGTIRWLSWLIPVGVYPVASEAFGLRAPWVTRAIAALTIALSVWFIFAVEYDPEPTPDDLSLMLWNGDGQVDVRGILHSRGFSDAEIDEAVAEGELDLDMRMPSHHPYQLITHAFLHGGWLHLASNMLFLLVLGTRVNALIGNILTLLLYPLLAVVAAVAHLATLPADVPQSMLGASGAIMGLAGMYLVLFPIHKVHLVAWWRWGLAFMFKLNMSLFAVRGFWVVLFYIAFDIVFTALRVQDDVAHWAHLGGFFAGAAIALLLLFTRLVNARGGDLVTAVLGRHAWKLIGKPNERRWSLW from the coding sequence GTGGCCGCACCGCAGGCCGATGCCGGCGCTTTGTTTGACGCGCTCGCCACTGGCGAGACCGTCGCGACTCCACAGTTGCCCTTGGCCGATGGCAGCGAGGGAGTACTTCCCGTCGCACCGGCCGCGCCGTCGGAAGGCACGCCGCACGAATACATGGGGGCGTCGCGCACCTGCCCGAGCTGTGGCAAGCGGCTGCCGGGTGCGCGGATCTGCGTGGAATGTGGCATCGACGTCAAGACCGGCCGCGCGCTCATTACCACCGACGACGGCACCGTCGACCAGGCATACTCGTACGCAGAGGGCACGATTCGCTGGCTGAGTTGGTTGATTCCCGTTGGCGTGTATCCCGTCGCGTCCGAGGCGTTCGGCCTTCGCGCGCCCTGGGTGACGCGCGCCATCGCGGCGCTGACGATCGCTCTGAGTGTCTGGTTCATTTTCGCCGTGGAATACGACCCTGAGCCGACCCCGGACGATTTGAGCTTGATGCTGTGGAATGGTGATGGGCAGGTTGACGTCCGCGGTATTCTGCACTCGCGCGGGTTTAGCGACGCCGAGATTGATGAAGCGGTCGCTGAAGGCGAGCTCGACCTGGACATGCGTATGCCGTCGCACCACCCATACCAGTTGATCACGCACGCGTTCCTGCACGGCGGGTGGCTGCACCTGGCCAGCAACATGTTGTTCCTGCTGGTGCTGGGCACCCGCGTGAATGCGTTGATCGGGAACATTCTGACGCTGCTGCTTTACCCGTTGCTTGCGGTCGTGGCGGCCGTGGCGCATTTGGCGACATTGCCCGCGGACGTGCCGCAATCGATGCTCGGCGCGTCCGGCGCCATCATGGGCTTGGCAGGGATGTACCTGGTCCTGTTTCCGATCCACAAGGTTCACCTGGTGGCGTGGTGGCGCTGGGGACTCGCCTTCATGTTCAAGCTGAACATGTCGCTGTTCGCCGTCCGCGGGTTCTGGGTCGTCCTGTTTTACATCGCGTTCGACATCGTGTTCACCGCGCTGCGGGTCCAGGACGATGTGGCGCATTGGGCACACCTCGGCGGGTTCTTCGCCGGGGCGGCCATCGCCCTGTTGCTGCTGTTCACGCGTCTCGTCAATGCTCGCGGGGGCGATCTTGTGACCGCCGTGCTCGGCCGGCATGCCTGGAAGCTCATCGGCAAGCCGAATGAGCGCCGGTGGTCGCTGTGGTAA
- the coaD gene encoding pantetheine-phosphate adenylyltransferase, which translates to MKRMSDEHTHIVAVFQGSFDPVTFGHLDVVRRAARLFNELVVGIGHNPDKEQLFTPAERLELLLPHIADLRNVRAATYDGLTIDFVRDCGAHVLVRGIRDMADLNHEVQVANLNRLVGGVETVFILTSDQHALTSSTYIKQIYEMGGGDISRIEQLVPANVAAQLAQKLGAVRRRPRPSGAGGGCLS; encoded by the coding sequence ATGAAGCGCATGTCAGACGAGCACACGCACATCGTGGCGGTATTTCAGGGATCGTTCGATCCGGTGACGTTCGGACACCTGGACGTGGTGCGCCGGGCGGCCCGCCTGTTCAACGAGCTGGTGGTCGGCATCGGCCACAACCCGGACAAGGAGCAGCTCTTCACGCCCGCGGAGCGGCTCGAGCTGTTGTTGCCGCACATCGCCGACCTGCGGAACGTGCGGGCCGCCACGTATGACGGCCTGACCATCGACTTCGTGCGCGACTGCGGCGCCCACGTTTTGGTACGTGGCATCCGCGACATGGCCGACCTCAACCACGAGGTGCAGGTGGCCAACCTCAACCGGCTGGTGGGCGGCGTCGAGACGGTCTTCATCCTCACCAGCGATCAGCACGCGCTGACTTCCAGCACTTACATTAAGCAGATCTACGAGATGGGCGGCGGCGACATCAGCCGGATCGAGCAGCTCGTGCCGGCCAACGTCGCCGCGCAACTCGCCCAGAAGCTTGGAGCCGTGCGGCGGCGCCCCCGTCCGTCCGGCGCCGGCGGCGGATGTCTGTCGTGA
- a CDS encoding DinB family protein has protein sequence MIGLPALRELFAHNDWARDKLLACAAGLSAGQLGRPFEMGAGSLGATLRHLYGAERIWLTRWRGADQSELPHAHEVAALAELRKVWVALSTTRNEELTGWRADDLRRLVTYTDIRGATWTHALDDILLHVCNHGLHHRAQAMNMLRQLGVPPPQPGLDYVFMKREQGDAPPPALDVGTLQTYYAYADWARQTVHAAAAQLSDEQLDRPFDIGAGSLRATLVHIRDAEQWWYDNWTQGAGRLFPRADARSSIAELTHRFDETVARRNELLAKSTDADLQRPMSATPRAGVTMSFPLGVTMLQLCCHGTHHRAQAANMLRHVGGVVPALDYITRLRELAHAAGAMRN, from the coding sequence ATGATCGGCCTGCCCGCGCTTCGCGAGCTTTTCGCGCACAATGACTGGGCGCGCGACAAGCTCCTGGCGTGCGCCGCGGGTCTGTCCGCCGGGCAACTCGGTCGGCCGTTCGAGATGGGTGCGGGCTCGCTGGGCGCGACGCTGCGCCACCTTTACGGCGCCGAGCGCATCTGGCTGACGCGCTGGCGCGGGGCGGATCAGTCGGAGCTTCCTCACGCGCACGAAGTCGCCGCACTGGCGGAGCTGCGCAAAGTCTGGGTCGCGCTGTCGACCACGCGTAACGAAGAACTCACCGGCTGGCGGGCGGACGACCTGCGACGGCTGGTCACCTACACGGACATTCGCGGTGCCACGTGGACGCACGCGCTGGACGACATCCTGTTGCACGTGTGCAACCACGGCCTGCACCACCGCGCGCAGGCCATGAACATGCTGCGGCAGCTGGGCGTGCCGCCGCCGCAGCCGGGCTTGGATTATGTGTTCATGAAGCGGGAGCAGGGCGACGCGCCGCCGCCGGCGCTGGATGTCGGCACGCTGCAGACGTACTACGCGTATGCCGACTGGGCGCGCCAGACCGTGCATGCCGCCGCCGCGCAGCTCAGCGACGAGCAGCTCGATCGTCCGTTTGATATAGGCGCCGGGTCGCTGCGGGCCACGCTGGTGCACATCCGGGATGCGGAGCAGTGGTGGTATGACAACTGGACGCAGGGCGCCGGCCGGCTGTTCCCGCGCGCGGACGCGCGCAGCTCGATCGCGGAACTCACGCACCGTTTCGACGAAACCGTCGCCCGGCGAAACGAGCTGCTGGCGAAGTCGACGGATGCCGATCTGCAGCGGCCAATGAGTGCGACGCCGCGTGCGGGCGTGACGATGTCGTTTCCGCTGGGTGTGACGATGCTGCAGCTCTGCTGCCACGGCACACACCACCGCGCGCAGGCGGCGAACATGCTGCGCCACGTCGGCGGCGTCGTGCCGGCTCTGGACTACATAACCCGGCTGCGCGAACTGGCGCACGCCGCCGGTGCGATGCGGAACTGA
- the aceE gene encoding pyruvate dehydrogenase (acetyl-transferring), homodimeric type, whose translation MADIDLDPTVQPDPHDTDPLETAEWLASLEAVHRHGGTRRSQYLLDQLHRWALKRQVPIPVAANTPYINTIPRAEQPPFPGDREIERRIKSFARWNAMAMVVRANRVSSGIGGHISTFASCATLYEIGFNHFFRAKTENSSGDQIFFQGHASPGIYARAYLERRIDAAHLNNFRRELAAGGGLSSYPHPWLMPDFWEFPTVSMGLAPISSIYQARFNRYLEDRGLARTSAARVWAFLGDGEMDEPESLGAITLAAREKLDNLTWVINCNLQRLDGPVRGNGSIIQELEAAFRGAGWNVIKVIWGRDWDPLFAADTEGLLIEHLGQVVDGEYQRFVVEPGSYSREHFFGRDPRMLRLVDHLTDEQIRNLRLGGHDPEKVYAAYAAATTHSGQPTVILVRTIKGYGLGEAGEGRNITHQQKKLNEDELRAFRDRFDIPISDDEIDEAPFCRFAEDSREFNYLMERRRALGGSVPHRKVRAQPLAAPTVEFFDEFLRGSGDRPVATTMAVVRMLARLLAEPQLGKLIVPIVPDEARTFGMEALFRTYGIYSHVGQLYEPVDSHLLMRYEERKNGQILEEGITEAGAMASFTAAGSAYATHGVSTIPFFLFYSMFGFQRVGDLIWAAGDIRTRGFLVGATAGRTTLNGEGLQHQDGHSLLHASTVPNCVSYDCAFAYELAFVIQDGIRRMYEAGESVFYYLTVYNETYHMPGLPEDVPGRVPVREGVLRGLYKLKPADNPGDAPRVHLFGSGPLLNEALRAQTLLREKYGVAADVWSVTSYNELYRDALSCERWNRLHPGGAPRRPHIATSLADEPWPVVATSDYISSVPERLCPWTPAGLHALGTDGFGRSETRENLRRHFQIDAEHVTLAALTALARRQQFDANRLPQVIEELGLNPEAPDPATA comes from the coding sequence ATGGCCGACATCGATCTCGATCCAACCGTACAACCGGACCCCCACGATACCGACCCCCTGGAAACCGCCGAGTGGCTCGCGTCGCTCGAAGCGGTTCACCGCCACGGCGGCACCCGGCGCTCGCAGTACCTTCTGGACCAGCTGCACCGCTGGGCGCTGAAGCGGCAGGTCCCCATCCCCGTCGCCGCCAACACCCCCTACATCAACACCATCCCGCGCGCCGAGCAGCCGCCGTTCCCGGGCGACCGCGAAATCGAACGTCGCATCAAGAGCTTCGCCCGCTGGAACGCGATGGCCATGGTCGTCCGCGCCAATCGCGTGTCCAGCGGCATCGGCGGACACATCTCCACCTTCGCCTCCTGCGCCACGCTCTACGAAATCGGCTTCAACCACTTCTTCCGCGCGAAGACGGAGAACTCTTCCGGCGACCAGATCTTCTTCCAGGGCCATGCCTCACCCGGCATCTACGCCCGTGCCTATCTCGAACGCCGGATCGACGCGGCGCACCTGAACAACTTCCGCCGCGAACTCGCCGCCGGCGGCGGCCTGTCGTCGTATCCGCACCCCTGGCTCATGCCCGACTTCTGGGAATTCCCCACCGTCTCGATGGGGCTCGCCCCCATCAGCTCGATCTACCAGGCCCGCTTCAACCGCTACCTGGAAGACCGCGGCCTGGCCCGCACCAGCGCCGCGCGCGTCTGGGCGTTCCTCGGCGACGGCGAAATGGACGAGCCGGAGAGCCTGGGCGCGATCACCCTCGCCGCCCGCGAGAAGCTCGACAACCTGACGTGGGTCATCAACTGCAACCTCCAGCGCCTCGATGGCCCGGTCCGCGGCAACGGCAGCATCATCCAGGAACTCGAAGCGGCCTTCCGCGGCGCCGGCTGGAACGTCATCAAGGTCATCTGGGGCCGCGACTGGGATCCGCTCTTCGCCGCCGACACCGAAGGACTGCTGATCGAGCACCTCGGCCAGGTCGTCGACGGCGAGTATCAGCGCTTCGTGGTCGAGCCCGGCTCGTATTCGCGCGAGCACTTCTTCGGCCGCGACCCGCGCATGCTGCGGCTCGTCGACCACCTCACCGACGAACAGATCCGCAACCTGCGCCTCGGCGGCCACGACCCCGAGAAGGTCTACGCCGCCTACGCCGCCGCCACCACGCACTCCGGCCAGCCCACTGTCATCCTCGTGCGGACGATCAAGGGCTACGGGCTGGGCGAGGCCGGCGAAGGCCGCAACATCACGCATCAGCAGAAGAAGCTCAACGAGGACGAGCTGCGGGCGTTCCGCGACCGCTTCGATATCCCGATCAGCGACGACGAGATCGACGAGGCGCCGTTCTGCCGCTTCGCCGAAGACAGCCGCGAGTTCAACTATTTGATGGAACGCCGCCGCGCCCTCGGCGGCTCCGTCCCGCACCGCAAGGTCCGCGCGCAGCCCCTCGCAGCGCCCACGGTCGAGTTTTTCGACGAGTTCCTGCGCGGCAGCGGCGACCGCCCCGTCGCCACCACCATGGCCGTCGTCCGCATGCTCGCCCGCCTGCTCGCTGAACCGCAACTCGGCAAGCTGATCGTGCCCATCGTCCCCGACGAGGCCCGCACGTTCGGCATGGAAGCCCTGTTTCGCACGTACGGCATCTACTCGCACGTCGGGCAGCTCTATGAGCCGGTCGATTCGCACCTGCTCATGCGCTACGAGGAGCGCAAGAACGGGCAGATCCTCGAAGAGGGCATCACCGAAGCCGGTGCCATGGCGTCCTTCACCGCCGCGGGCAGCGCCTATGCCACGCACGGCGTGTCCACCATCCCGTTCTTCCTGTTCTATTCGATGTTCGGCTTCCAGCGCGTCGGCGACCTGATCTGGGCCGCCGGCGACATCCGCACCCGCGGCTTCCTCGTCGGCGCCACCGCCGGCCGGACGACGCTCAACGGCGAAGGGCTCCAGCACCAGGACGGCCACAGCCTGCTGCACGCCAGCACCGTGCCCAACTGCGTGTCGTACGATTGCGCCTTCGCCTACGAGCTGGCGTTCGTCATCCAGGATGGCATTCGCCGGATGTACGAGGCCGGCGAAAGCGTCTTCTACTACCTGACCGTCTACAACGAGACGTACCACATGCCCGGGCTGCCGGAGGACGTGCCGGGCCGCGTGCCGGTGCGCGAGGGTGTCCTCAGGGGCCTCTACAAGCTGAAGCCCGCGGACAACCCCGGGGACGCGCCGCGCGTGCATCTGTTCGGCAGTGGGCCGCTGCTCAACGAGGCCCTTCGCGCGCAGACGCTGCTGCGCGAAAAGTACGGCGTCGCGGCGGATGTCTGGAGCGTCACGAGCTACAACGAGCTGTATCGGGACGCGCTGAGCTGCGAGCGCTGGAACCGCCTGCATCCCGGCGGGGCGCCGCGCCGGCCGCACATCGCCACCTCGCTTGCGGACGAGCCATGGCCGGTGGTGGCTACATCGGACTACATCAGCTCAGTCCCGGAACGGCTCTGCCCCTGGACGCCGGCGGGTCTGCACGCGCTGGGCACGGACGGCTTCGGCCGGAGTGAAACGCGTGAGAACCTCCGCCGGCATTTCCAGATCGACGCGGAGCACGTCACGCTGGCCGCGCTGACGGCGCTGGCCCGTCGCCAGCAATTCGACGCCAACCGCCTGCCGCAGGTCATCGAGGAGCTGGGCCTGAATCCCGAAGCCCCCGACCCCGCAACGGCGTAG